The Astyanax mexicanus isolate ESR-SI-001 chromosome 12, AstMex3_surface, whole genome shotgun sequence genome window below encodes:
- the LOC111192747 gene encoding colipase-like produces MLKAVLVITLCLTASALALDESPESPETPETGGIIINLNNGELCLVSGQCKSSCCHRPDALSLARCAPRAAEREVCSKKSLYETYYFCPCEAGLRCEGDWSIGGSIVNTNFGICEDPRAPK; encoded by the exons ATGTTGAAGGCTGTGTTGGTGATTACTCTGTGCCTGACGGCCTCAGCTCTGGCTCTGGATGAGTCTCCTGAATCTCCGGAGACTCCTGAAACTGGAGGCATTATAATCAACCTG AACAATGGTGAGTTGTGTCTGGTCAGTGGTCAGTGTAAGAGCTCCTGTTGCCATCGCCCGGACGCCCTCAGCCTGGCTCGCTGTGCCCCCCGTGCTGCAGAGCGAGAAGTGTGTTCCAAGAAG AGCCTGTATGAAACCTATTACTTCTGCCCCTGTGAGGCTGGACTCAGGTGTGAAGGTGATTGGTCCATTGGAGGCTCCATCGTCAACACCAACTTCGGAATCTGCGAAGACCCCAGAGCTCCCAAATAA